A portion of the Candidatus Hydrogenedentota bacterium genome contains these proteins:
- a CDS encoding uroporphyrinogen decarboxylase family protein, giving the protein MDMEQRYQDRLKRYTTALRNGKPDMIPIRPFVAEFAAKYAGFTCQEVTHDFNKAFEAARKCAADFDWDAVVGNMVYVWTGLTQAIGLKYYGVPGIDVPPNTGFQYREPSEDNAHMREDEYPLLIEDPTGFLFNVWLPRVSADVVAPGAPATFRNNLSFLKGGMAMMNYFGGFATQAAQLRAESGTPGAIAGILKAPLDILGDKLRGYMGLTMDLLVRRDEVLKACEALMPHLLWVALSGADVEKNVPITIWMHRGCVPFVSKDVFDQIYWPTLKPIIEEIWAKGHQVLFYAEGDWGAHLDAFSELPEGSIIYHVDRGDIFETHRKIGHKFCLSGGIPNYLLGVGTPDEVRGYCKKVIDGVARDGGYVMDASAIIQDDAQIENVRAMTDFTREYGVY; this is encoded by the coding sequence ATGGACATGGAACAACGCTACCAGGATCGCCTGAAACGCTATACGACGGCGCTGCGCAACGGCAAGCCGGACATGATACCGATTCGTCCCTTTGTGGCGGAATTCGCCGCGAAATACGCCGGTTTCACCTGCCAAGAGGTCACGCACGACTTCAACAAGGCCTTCGAGGCAGCGCGAAAGTGCGCGGCGGATTTCGACTGGGACGCGGTCGTCGGCAACATGGTGTATGTCTGGACGGGCCTGACGCAGGCCATCGGCCTGAAATACTACGGCGTGCCCGGCATTGACGTGCCGCCGAACACGGGGTTTCAATACCGGGAACCGTCTGAGGACAACGCGCACATGCGCGAGGACGAGTATCCGCTGTTGATCGAAGACCCGACCGGGTTTCTGTTCAACGTCTGGCTGCCGCGCGTGTCGGCGGACGTGGTCGCGCCGGGCGCGCCCGCGACGTTCCGCAACAACTTGTCGTTTCTCAAGGGCGGCATGGCGATGATGAACTATTTCGGCGGGTTCGCCACCCAGGCCGCGCAACTCCGGGCGGAATCCGGCACGCCCGGCGCCATCGCGGGCATCCTGAAAGCGCCGCTCGACATTCTCGGCGACAAACTGCGCGGATACATGGGACTGACCATGGACCTGCTCGTGCGGCGCGACGAAGTCCTCAAGGCCTGCGAGGCGCTCATGCCGCATTTACTGTGGGTGGCCTTGTCCGGTGCGGATGTTGAAAAGAACGTGCCGATTACAATCTGGATGCACCGCGGCTGCGTGCCTTTCGTCTCGAAAGACGTTTTCGACCAAATCTACTGGCCGACGCTCAAGCCGATCATCGAGGAGATTTGGGCGAAGGGTCATCAGGTGCTCTTCTACGCGGAAGGGGATTGGGGCGCGCATCTCGATGCGTTCTCGGAATTGCCGGAGGGCAGCATTATCTATCATGTGGACCGCGGCGACATCTTCGAAACGCACCGAAAGATCGGCCACAAGTTCTGTCTGAGCGGCGGCATTCCGAATTACCTGCTCGGCGTCGGCACACCGGACGAAGTTCGCGGGTATTGTAAAAAAGTGATTGATGGTGTTGCCCGCGACGGTGGCTATGTCATGGATGCCAGCGCCATCATCCAGGATGATGCACAGATTGAAAATGTCCGCGCCATGACTGATTTCACGCGAGAATACGGCGTTTACTGA
- a CDS encoding putative Ig domain-containing protein gives MKSGSLGERRGRRIKKDLAFFVFFVSCVTTFPVFVACAADPYAGDAEPLIVHVESLAPAIHGPRVTGTTPGRPFLFLIPATGEPPLSHTASNLPPGLALDEATGIISGAVQAAGKYMVTLEVQNGRGRATRDLAIVAGDHMLALTPPMGWNSWNVWWRHPDDAKIRDAADWMIKSGLAAHGYQYINVDDCWQGERDAGGVLHTNDRFPDMAALADYVHAKGLRFGVYSSPGQETCAGYAGSLGFEAQDARMFAEWGADYLKYDWCSYRVASFNLEEAQKPFRIMAEALETCGRDIVYSIAQGGIADVGKWAPAFHINLWRTASDIRDTWARMSENGFSQAGREGDAGPGHWIDPDMLVVGHVNWSNDPPHPSRLTPAEQVTHLSLWALLAAPLLIGCDLSKIDPFTLDLLTNDEMIDINQDPLGRAASRVAQCNTIVPMAKWLEGTFAEGLVKRKPQAWGDVWARPLSDGTLAVGLFNRGDVRGVIAATWDVLGLEGPQPVRDVWRHRDLGDYDGAFSAMLPPHGAALLKIGRPVLK, from the coding sequence ATGAAATCTGGGTCGTTGGGAGAAAGGCGGGGGCGCCGCATAAAAAAAGACCTTGCTTTTTTCGTGTTCTTCGTGTCCTGCGTGACGACATTTCCGGTGTTTGTCGCGTGTGCCGCCGATCCGTATGCGGGCGATGCCGAGCCGTTGATCGTGCATGTGGAATCGTTGGCGCCGGCAATTCACGGGCCGCGCGTGACGGGCACGACGCCGGGGCGGCCGTTTCTCTTCCTGATACCCGCGACGGGCGAACCGCCGTTGTCCCATACGGCCAGCAACCTGCCGCCGGGACTCGCGCTCGACGAGGCGACGGGCATCATTTCCGGCGCGGTACAGGCCGCGGGCAAATACATGGTTACACTCGAAGTCCAAAACGGGCGGGGACGCGCCACGCGCGATCTGGCCATCGTCGCCGGCGACCACATGCTTGCGTTGACGCCGCCGATGGGCTGGAATTCGTGGAATGTCTGGTGGCGGCATCCGGACGACGCCAAAATCCGCGATGCGGCGGACTGGATGATCAAGAGCGGCCTCGCCGCGCACGGTTACCAGTACATCAACGTGGACGACTGTTGGCAGGGCGAGCGCGACGCCGGCGGCGTGCTTCACACGAACGACCGTTTCCCGGACATGGCGGCGCTCGCCGATTACGTCCACGCGAAGGGCCTGCGATTCGGCGTCTATTCATCGCCGGGCCAGGAAACCTGCGCGGGATACGCGGGCAGCCTCGGCTTTGAGGCGCAGGACGCCCGCATGTTCGCGGAATGGGGCGCCGATTACCTCAAGTACGACTGGTGTTCGTACCGGGTGGCGTCGTTCAATCTCGAAGAGGCGCAAAAGCCGTTTCGCATAATGGCCGAGGCCCTGGAAACATGCGGACGCGACATCGTGTACAGCATCGCGCAGGGCGGAATCGCCGATGTCGGAAAATGGGCGCCCGCGTTCCACATCAATCTGTGGCGGACGGCATCCGATATCCGCGACACGTGGGCGCGCATGTCCGAAAACGGTTTTTCGCAGGCGGGGCGCGAAGGGGACGCGGGACCGGGCCATTGGATCGATCCGGACATGCTCGTGGTCGGCCACGTCAACTGGAGCAACGATCCGCCGCATCCGTCGCGATTGACGCCTGCGGAGCAGGTCACGCATCTCTCGCTGTGGGCGTTGCTGGCCGCGCCGCTACTGATTGGATGCGACCTGTCGAAGATCGATCCGTTCACGCTCGACCTGCTCACGAACGACGAGATGATTGACATCAATCAGGATCCGCTGGGCCGGGCGGCGTCGCGCGTCGCGCAGTGCAACACGATTGTCCCCATGGCGAAGTGGCTCGAGGGGACATTCGCCGAAGGGCTTGTGAAACGAAAACCCCAGGCGTGGGGCGACGTATGGGCGCGGCCGCTGAGCGATGGCACGTTGGCCGTCGGCCTGTTCAATCGCGGCGACGTGCGCGGCGTCATCGCGGCGACGTGGGACGTGCTCGGTCTCGAAGGACCGCAGCCCGTGCGCGATGTGTGGCGCCACAGGGACCTCGGCGATTATGATGGGGCATTCAGCGCGATGCTGCCGCCCCATGGCGCGGCGTTGCTGAAAATCGGGAGGCCGGTGCTTAAATAG
- a CDS encoding arylsulfatase, whose amino-acid sequence MSTISRRKMLQVLGAGVAGGLAWSGCATAAPRVPKSKPNIVFILADDLGYGDLGCYGQRMIKTPHLDAMAAEGIRFTQCYAGSTVCAPSRCALMTGMHMGHAFIRGNARIPLRPGDTTVAETLKKAGYATGLVGKWGLGEPDTTGVPNRKGFDEFFGYLNQNHAHNTYPTYLWRNTTRVPIEGNTERPDKPGVCAECKTFSNDLFTEEALSFIERHKNGPFFLYLAYTIPHANNEKGAATGDGMEVPDYGEYANKPWPNPQKGKAALISRLDRDVGRLLAKLRELGLDENTIVFFTSDNGPHKEGGAPPEFFQSSGPLRGIKRDLYEGGIRVPMIARWPGVVPRGRSDQVWAFWDFLPTAAELAGVPAPQGLDGRSALPLLLGETKQIHEFLYWEFHERGFTRAVRMGDWKAVSLGKDQPLELYDLSKDIGEKNNVASDHPKIVERIEKYLRSARTISEHWPVK is encoded by the coding sequence ATGAGCACAATCAGTCGGCGGAAAATGTTGCAGGTTCTGGGCGCGGGAGTGGCGGGCGGCCTCGCGTGGAGCGGTTGCGCGACGGCGGCGCCGCGTGTCCCGAAATCCAAGCCCAATATCGTGTTCATCCTTGCGGACGATTTGGGCTACGGAGATCTCGGCTGTTACGGCCAGCGGATGATCAAGACGCCGCATCTCGACGCCATGGCGGCGGAGGGCATCCGGTTCACGCAATGTTACGCGGGCAGCACGGTATGCGCGCCGTCGCGGTGCGCGCTGATGACCGGCATGCACATGGGCCACGCGTTCATACGGGGCAATGCGCGCATCCCGCTGCGCCCGGGCGACACGACCGTCGCCGAAACGCTCAAGAAGGCCGGATATGCCACGGGCCTTGTGGGCAAATGGGGGCTTGGCGAGCCGGATACCACGGGCGTGCCGAACCGCAAGGGCTTCGACGAATTCTTCGGCTATTTGAACCAAAACCATGCGCACAACACGTATCCGACGTATCTCTGGCGCAACACGACGCGCGTGCCCATCGAGGGCAATACCGAACGTCCGGACAAGCCCGGCGTCTGCGCCGAATGCAAGACCTTCTCGAACGATCTGTTTACGGAAGAGGCGTTGTCGTTTATCGAACGTCACAAGAACGGCCCTTTTTTTCTCTATCTTGCCTACACGATCCCGCACGCGAACAACGAGAAAGGCGCGGCGACCGGCGACGGCATGGAAGTTCCAGACTACGGGGAATACGCGAACAAACCGTGGCCCAATCCACAAAAGGGCAAGGCCGCGCTCATTTCGCGGCTCGACCGGGATGTCGGGCGTCTGCTTGCAAAATTGCGGGAACTCGGACTTGACGAAAACACGATCGTCTTCTTCACAAGCGACAACGGTCCGCACAAGGAAGGCGGCGCGCCGCCGGAATTCTTCCAGAGCTCCGGGCCGTTGCGCGGAATCAAGCGCGACCTGTACGAAGGCGGCATCCGTGTCCCGATGATCGCGCGCTGGCCGGGCGTCGTTCCGAGGGGCCGGAGCGACCAGGTGTGGGCTTTCTGGGATTTTCTGCCGACAGCCGCCGAATTGGCCGGCGTACCCGCGCCGCAGGGCCTTGATGGACGTTCCGCGTTGCCGCTCCTGCTCGGCGAAACGAAACAAATCCACGAGTTTCTGTATTGGGAATTCCATGAGAGGGGTTTTACGCGCGCCGTACGCATGGGCGATTGGAAGGCGGTGAGCCTTGGAAAGGACCAGCCCCTCGAACTCTACGACCTTTCCAAGGACATCGGCGAAAAAAACAATGTGGCGTCCGACCACCCGAAGATCGTCGAACGGATCGAGAAATACCTCAGGTCAGCCCGGACCATCTCCGAACATTGGCCGGTCAAATAA